Proteins from one Calditrichota bacterium genomic window:
- a CDS encoding M28 family peptidase: protein MQIIKLIVLTAMIVGCSQTHKQKTMNELTKDSQTLLRSNLEFLASDELEGRETTKRGARIAAQYIASQLKQYGVKPFGDDGTYFQNFDLQSQRFQPSSKLVLYNNKKEKSLTFIDNFVPILAGKTIDNSQMVYLKYGVTDSISNYDDYAGIDVKGKTVVCLSGVPEGDEEFKKRMGNKHWGRSTTKTKWAKKKGAVAVFILSSTYYMKRWERYSKYFSKERIGRIREENEEAISAAWLDSVAIKDLFNLGNITYTQLYDTLKAGYIKPGMNLGSVSMEIKKESKIVNARNVVGIVDGNDKSLDNELVTVGAHYDHEGIKGGKVYNGADDNGSGTVAILESARQMSATKSNKRPIVYVFHAAEEKGLLGAYYFTNHFERFDDVIVNINMDMVGRGSTDTIFAVGSGMISSEFFDIVEEANKESANFVFDYTLDDENHKSRIYYRSDHWAFAKKGVPVVFFTIDGHPDYHKPTDDVEKINFPKLDKVARLASQIALKVANLDHKLIVDNAKITGTNKKKEEQNSPTQ, encoded by the coding sequence ATGCAGATAATTAAACTGATTGTTTTAACTGCTATGATTGTGGGTTGTAGTCAAACACATAAACAAAAAACTATGAATGAGCTGACAAAGGATAGTCAAACTCTTTTAAGATCCAATTTAGAGTTTCTTGCCTCCGATGAATTGGAGGGTCGCGAAACAACAAAACGAGGAGCACGAATTGCTGCACAATATATTGCCAGCCAACTAAAACAATATGGCGTAAAACCTTTTGGTGATGATGGTACATATTTTCAAAATTTTGATCTTCAAAGCCAACGTTTTCAACCAAGCTCTAAATTGGTTCTTTATAATAATAAAAAAGAGAAGTCACTAACTTTTATAGATAATTTTGTGCCGATTTTGGCTGGAAAAACAATTGATAATTCTCAAATGGTTTATCTAAAATATGGAGTTACAGATTCTATTTCAAATTATGATGACTATGCGGGAATAGATGTGAAAGGTAAGACCGTCGTCTGTCTTTCCGGTGTTCCTGAAGGCGATGAGGAATTTAAAAAAAGAATGGGTAACAAACATTGGGGGCGATCAACTACAAAAACAAAATGGGCCAAAAAGAAAGGCGCTGTAGCGGTTTTTATCCTCTCAAGTACATATTACATGAAGCGATGGGAACGGTACAGTAAATATTTCTCAAAGGAAAGAATAGGTCGCATACGGGAGGAAAATGAAGAAGCAATTAGCGCTGCTTGGTTGGATAGTGTAGCAATTAAAGACTTGTTCAACCTGGGAAACATAACATATACCCAATTATATGATACGCTAAAAGCAGGATATATAAAACCTGGTATGAACTTAGGATCCGTCTCGATGGAGATAAAAAAAGAGTCAAAAATAGTTAACGCCCGCAATGTTGTTGGTATAGTTGATGGTAACGACAAATCATTGGATAATGAGCTTGTAACTGTTGGGGCACATTACGATCATGAAGGAATAAAAGGGGGCAAAGTTTATAATGGGGCAGATGATAATGGCTCCGGGACAGTTGCCATTTTAGAAAGCGCACGTCAAATGTCTGCAACAAAATCAAACAAACGTCCAATCGTTTATGTTTTCCATGCAGCTGAAGAAAAAGGGTTATTAGGGGCTTATTATTTCACAAATCATTTTGAAAGATTTGATGATGTAATTGTAAATATAAATATGGATATGGTTGGCCGGGGTAGTACAGATACTATTTTTGCTGTTGGTTCAGGTATGATAAGTAGTGAGTTTTTTGACATTGTAGAAGAAGCTAACAAAGAGTCGGCAAATTTCGTTTTTGATTATACCCTTGATGATGAAAACCACAAATCAAGAATATATTACCGAAGTGATCATTGGGCTTTTGCAAAGAAGGGGGTACCTGTTGTTTTCTTTACAATCGATGGCCATCCTGATTACCACAAGCCGACAGATGATGTCGAAAAAATCAATTTCCCAAAACTAGATAAAGTTGCCAGGCTGGCTAGTCAGATTGCTTTAAAAGTTGCAAACCTGGATCATAAGCTGATTGTTGACAATGCTAAAATTACAGGAACAAATAAAAAGAAAGAAGAACAAAACAGTCCAACGCAATAA
- a CDS encoding EamA family transporter, with product MNRFAPLFVVFAASLWGIDGILLRPNLYTLPVPLVVFLESTIIVLVLSLFFVRSYKSFFSLKRNDWLAFFGVAIMGGAIGTMSITKALFYVNFVNLSIVVLIQKLQPAFAIMLASLILKETPPKKFYGWAALAITGAYFMTFGLTFPEISFENKTALAAGFALLATLGFASSTVLSKRALKNLEFNNATYLRFLSTAIVMLIIVLSTGNISAVSQVSTNQWLIFISIAFLTGGPGIFLYYYGLKHIKASVATIAELAFPITAVLLEFFIRGNILGPVQWIGLVVLFYSILKVTRLEKG from the coding sequence ATGAATAGATTTGCCCCACTTTTTGTAGTTTTTGCCGCCTCACTTTGGGGCATCGACGGAATTTTATTACGACCAAACCTATATACGCTACCCGTTCCTCTTGTTGTTTTTTTAGAAAGCACAATAATTGTTCTGGTTTTGTCGCTATTTTTTGTTCGCTCCTATAAATCATTTTTTAGTTTAAAACGAAACGACTGGCTTGCTTTTTTTGGCGTAGCCATAATGGGTGGCGCTATTGGAACCATGTCCATTACAAAAGCTTTGTTTTATGTAAATTTTGTAAACCTATCCATTGTTGTGTTAATCCAAAAACTGCAACCGGCTTTCGCGATTATGCTGGCTTCATTAATTCTTAAAGAAACCCCACCCAAAAAATTTTACGGATGGGCTGCACTGGCAATTACCGGCGCTTATTTTATGACATTTGGTTTAACGTTTCCTGAAATTAGTTTTGAAAACAAAACAGCTTTGGCAGCAGGATTTGCTTTGCTGGCAACATTAGGTTTTGCCTCTTCTACTGTTTTAAGCAAACGGGCTTTAAAAAATTTAGAATTCAATAATGCGACCTATCTTCGTTTTTTAAGTACTGCAATTGTAATGCTGATAATTGTCCTATCTACGGGAAATATTTCTGCAGTCTCTCAGGTATCAACAAATCAATGGTTAATTTTTATTTCCATCGCCTTTTTAACAGGTGGTCCAGGTATTTTTCTTTATTATTATGGATTGAAACATATCAAAGCTTCAGTTGCTACAATCGCAGAATTAGCTTTTCCTATAACGGCAGTATTATTAGAGTTTTTTATCAGGGGAAATATTTTAGGTCCGGTTCAGTGGATTGGCCTGGTCGTTTTGTTTTACAGCATTCTTAAAGTTACCCGGCTGGAAAAAGGTTAA